One genomic region from Diachasmimorpha longicaudata isolate KC_UGA_2023 chromosome 18, iyDiaLong2, whole genome shotgun sequence encodes:
- the LOC135170708 gene encoding uncharacterized protein LOC135170708 — MCDSDNLEDQSDQPCAKKEKLDYGILPSHHSQQSSQGSQHILIETGRHPDHSNTRHTINLVTTIDAVFVRYLDDVPSNIFVMYFSYHRPIVTVIPAEETSNITITEITNENI; from the exons atgtgtgatagtgataacttagaagatcaaagtgatcaaccgtgTGCAAAGAAAGAGAAACTAGACTATggcatactaccaagtcatca ttcccaacaatcatcgcagggatcacaacatattcttattgaaactggacgccaccctgatcattcaaacacaaggcatactatcaatcttgt aacaacaatagatgctgtatttgtgagatatcttgatgatgttccgtccaatatttttgtaatgtactttagttatcatcgaccaatcgtcacagtaataccggcagaggaaacatcaaatataactattactgaaatcacgaatgaaaatatttaa
- the LOC135170798 gene encoding uncharacterized protein LOC135170798: MLVGIVWRVSSGWGLLVRFGDRIICAYGCRVIFVTPVSLLRVPARWLPVCINTGMILWNIYDICPGILLSGRGLSTSTTGLPSLSMFVGMLLIVFAVSKAEGILFSPDAAIVPGFTASRIYIFL; the protein is encoded by the exons ATGCTTGTTGGGATCGTGTGGAGAGTATCCTCAGGATGGGGATTACTCGTGAGGTTCGGCGACAGGATAATCTGCGCCTATGGTTGTCGGGTGATTTTTGTCACCCCCGTCTCTTTATTGAGGGTCCCTGCCCGGTG gctCCCCGTATGTATCAATACGGGGATGATCCTCTGGAATATCTACGATATTTGTCCGGGGATCCTACTCTCGGGGAGGGGATTGTCGACGAGTACGACTGGTTTGCCTTCTTTGAGTATGTTCGTGGGGATGCTTTT gatcgTCTTCGCGGTGTCTAAGGCTGAGGGAATCCTCTTTTCTCCTGATGCGGCCATCGTACCCGGTTTTACTGCGTCcaggatttatatttttctttaa